GCAAGCCAATCGTCTGGTGTTTCCTGGTGTCGGTGCTTTTCCGCAGGCAATGCGGCGTTTGCAGGAAATGGCGATTCTTGAAGCGATTAAAGAGGCTGCCGTGCAAAAGCCGTTTCTCGGCATCTGTCTTGGTATGCAGATGATGCTGGAGACGAGTGAAGAATTTTCCCGAACAGAGGGGTTAGGGTTGATTGAGGGGCAGGTTGCAGCTCTGCCAAACCAATCTCCTGATGGCGAAAATTTAAGGGTGCCGCATATCGGCTGGGCGCCGATTTTTCCGCAACAGGTCGCTTGGGAGCAGACTTTGCTTTCTCAAGTGCCAGAGAATAACGCCTTCTATTTTGTGCATTCGTATTATGCTGATCCGGTGAATAAGGAGGATCAGGCAGCGGTTTTTGAATTCGGCGGCCACAAAATCACCGC
This is a stretch of genomic DNA from Thiomicrorhabdus sp.. It encodes these proteins:
- the hisH gene encoding imidazole glycerol phosphate synthase subunit HisH codes for the protein VPSKWFVGAFSGGDRMKAQVTIIDYGAGNLLNVQRAFEHQGASVAIATDADAILQANRLVFPGVGAFPQAMRRLQEMAILEAIKEAAVQKPFLGICLGMQMMLETSEEFSRTEGLGLIEGQVAALPNQSPDGENLRVPHIGWAPIFPQQVAWEQTLLSQVPENNAFYFVHSYYADPVNKEDQAAVFEFGGHKITAAIQRDNLFGCQFHPEKSGEQGLALIEAFLAI